One Deinococcus sp. LM3 genomic region harbors:
- a CDS encoding dipeptidase, with the protein MTHQTPDLSAALNREQANEELFALLRLPSVSADPTRTADMAATAEFLRAKLSGLGFTARIDPTAGHPVVYAERLNAPGKPTVLIYGHYDVQPEAPLEEWVTPPFEPTIRDGRIYARGSTDDKGQAYAHVKGVELLLAQGELPVNVKFLLEGEEEIGSPNLEPYLRDHAEELKADVIVISDGSRFAPEIPTITYGVRGLSYVEIHVQGANRDLHSGSYGGAAPNPINALAEIITRLKDDQGRVTIPGFYDGIDELTPEERQMWADLPHSDDEFAASIGVPALPGEAGYSTLERLWGRPTLDVNGIWGGYQGEGSKTVIAAKAGAKVSMRLVPGQDPDRITQLITEYVPTLAPAGTTATVHPHHGGRPFKFDLNSPYNLAANRALKRVFGREAVFARTGGSIPIVAAFNDLLHAPVLFVDLGLNEDAPHSPNESFAVSDYHNGILTSAYLLQELGAPNTAE; encoded by the coding sequence ATGACCCATCAGACTCCGGACCTGAGTGCCGCCCTGAACCGTGAGCAGGCGAACGAGGAACTGTTCGCGCTGCTGCGCCTCCCCTCGGTCAGCGCCGACCCGACCCGCACGGCCGACATGGCCGCCACCGCCGAATTCCTGCGCGCCAAACTGAGTGGGCTGGGATTCACGGCCCGCATCGACCCGACCGCCGGGCACCCCGTCGTGTACGCCGAGCGCCTGAACGCCCCCGGTAAACCCACCGTGCTGATCTACGGCCACTACGACGTGCAGCCCGAGGCGCCCCTGGAAGAGTGGGTCACGCCGCCCTTCGAGCCCACCATCCGCGACGGGCGCATCTACGCGCGCGGCAGCACCGACGACAAGGGGCAGGCCTACGCTCACGTGAAGGGCGTGGAACTGCTGCTCGCGCAGGGCGAACTGCCCGTCAACGTGAAATTCCTGCTGGAGGGCGAGGAGGAGATCGGCAGCCCGAACCTCGAACCGTACCTGCGCGACCACGCCGAAGAACTGAAGGCCGACGTGATCGTGATCAGCGACGGCAGCCGCTTCGCGCCCGAGATTCCCACCATCACGTACGGCGTGCGCGGCCTCAGCTACGTCGAGATTCACGTGCAGGGTGCCAACCGCGACCTGCACAGCGGCAGCTACGGCGGCGCCGCCCCCAACCCCATCAATGCGCTGGCCGAGATCATCACGCGCCTCAAGGACGACCAGGGCCGCGTGACCATCCCCGGCTTCTACGACGGCATCGACGAACTGACCCCCGAGGAACGCCAGATGTGGGCCGATCTGCCCCACAGCGACGACGAATTCGCCGCCAGCATCGGCGTGCCCGCCCTGCCCGGCGAGGCCGGATACAGCACCCTGGAACGCCTGTGGGGCCGCCCCACGCTCGACGTGAACGGCATCTGGGGCGGCTACCAGGGCGAAGGCAGCAAGACCGTCATCGCCGCCAAGGCCGGAGCGAAGGTCAGCATGCGCCTCGTGCCCGGACAGGACCCCGACCGCATCACGCAGCTCATCACCGAGTACGTGCCCACACTCGCCCCCGCAGGCACCACCGCCACCGTCCACCCGCACCACGGCGGCCGTCCCTTCAAATTCGACCTGAACAGCCCCTACAACCTCGCCGCGAACCGCGCCCTCAAGCGCGTCTTCGGCCGTGAAGCCGTGTTCGCCCGCACCGGCGGGAGCATCCCCATCGTCGCCGCATTCAACGACCTGCTGCACGCCCCGGTCCTGTTCGTGGACCTCGGCCTGAACGAGGACGCCCCCCACAGCCCCAACGAGAGCTTCGCCGTCAGCGACTACCACAACGGCATCCTGACGAGCGCCTACCTGCTGCAGGAACTCGGCGCGCCCAACACCGCCGAATGA
- the mce gene encoding methylmalonyl-CoA epimerase, which translates to MTVLLLDHVAIATPDLEAGSAPYVALGLHPEGPDEEVASQGVRVRAFQVGETLIELLMPTRDDSPIAAFLARKGPGLHHTAYRVADLNAEMTRLRADGARFLNEEPTSGRAGSRVAFLHPKWGAGTLIELVEHPAGGHPAGGHPAGGHG; encoded by the coding sequence ATGACTGTGTTGCTGCTGGATCACGTGGCGATCGCCACCCCGGACCTGGAGGCGGGTTCGGCGCCGTACGTGGCACTGGGCCTGCACCCGGAAGGGCCGGACGAGGAGGTCGCGTCGCAGGGCGTGCGGGTGCGGGCGTTCCAGGTGGGGGAGACCCTGATCGAACTCCTGATGCCCACGCGGGACGACAGCCCGATCGCGGCTTTCCTGGCGCGCAAGGGGCCGGGGCTGCATCACACGGCGTACCGCGTGGCGGACCTGAACGCCGAGATGACCCGCCTGCGCGCGGACGGGGCGCGCTTCCTGAACGAGGAGCCCACGTCGGGCCGGGCCGGGTCGCGCGTGGCGTTCCTGCATCCGAAGTGGGGGGCTGGCACGCTGATCGAGCTGGTCGAGCATCCAGCTGGTGGGCATCCGGCTGGTGGGCATCCGGCTGGTGGGCACGGTTGA
- a CDS encoding transglutaminaseTgpA domain-containing protein, producing the protein MTRSTTTAPAPRADRVSPALHLRPTGFGLAFLILILLTLIGCVNYGLSLGYGLTFLLGGVWVITAAQALRSARSLTLTVRPSGSVHAGQDAPLTVQAQAGGSGGALEVRLHAQGRELRAALHVPPEGAALTAAFPTTVRGPLSIRVRAHAQDRLGLWRVVLPAQPAPLTLLVWPAPESPVPPVPVRAAPGVSGEGLRGPGDEEFAGLRPYQPGDSPRQVSWRHVARTGQLLTRETDAARGHATDLHWQDAPGDPEARASRLSAWAQHLSALGTPFALTLPTTHLKAATGEAHLHAALNALATVDPLPTAPGPQRGAARLVSHAATLVTQATPPTLLALAVTLAPGALRHPVWITLLIILLLAHALARVLPRPGRTLDPLPVWLLALLAVGGAAALIATQGTLLGRDAGTAFLGLLIALKTAESRSSRDGRILILLGLFMTSTHYFYSQGPLAALHTLISAAFLLAAAPAWIAPVASGPASTPAAPGAEGRRAHLRDSLLGAGRLLALAAPLALVLFVLFPRPAGPLWQLPVQGQATTGLSNEITAGEYSNLAQNSAVAFRADFQGALPTPDQRYWRGPVYEAYDGRTWRQVRSPGRTPSVDVTGPPLNYTLTLEPSGNPWLLALDVPLTVPDGAFLTNAFQAVTPRPVTTRRRVELQSRAARLGVQEDADRLAFDLQLPAGQNPRAVALATSWRSLNPQARVQAGLNLLRTGGFTYTLSPPLLPEQDRVDAFLFSSRQGFCEHYASAFAVLMRAAGLSARVVGGYQGGEQNGSYLIVRQQDAHAWTEIWLPGQGWVRVDPTAVVAPARVSAGLSTALTRPQAAAPTPPGTLKRLQLRLDAIQNRWNDLVVDYDGGRQSDLLTRAGLGGVGSTPYLLLLPTLIALTLLPALLLARRRARPTDPASRALHDLSVRLHLPRAPGETPTAYMTRAATQHPHLHAALQDVLNAYHAARYAPHPTPDTLTRLRRAVRNVRR; encoded by the coding sequence ATGACCCGCTCCACGACCACCGCCCCCGCGCCCCGCGCCGACCGCGTGAGCCCCGCGCTGCACCTGCGGCCCACGGGGTTCGGGCTGGCGTTCCTGATCCTGATCCTGCTGACCCTGATCGGCTGCGTGAACTACGGGCTGAGCCTCGGGTACGGCCTGACGTTCCTGCTGGGCGGCGTGTGGGTGATCACGGCGGCGCAGGCGTTGCGTTCGGCGCGCAGCCTGACCCTGACGGTCCGTCCGTCCGGCTCCGTTCACGCCGGGCAGGACGCCCCGCTGACCGTGCAGGCCCAGGCGGGCGGCAGCGGCGGCGCGCTGGAAGTCCGCCTGCACGCCCAGGGCCGCGAGCTGCGTGCGGCGCTGCACGTCCCACCAGAGGGGGCGGCGCTGACGGCTGCGTTCCCGACCACGGTGCGCGGCCCGCTGAGCATCCGGGTGCGCGCCCACGCGCAGGACCGCCTGGGCCTGTGGCGCGTGGTGCTGCCCGCCCAGCCCGCCCCGTTGACACTGCTGGTGTGGCCCGCCCCGGAAAGCCCGGTCCCGCCGGTCCCGGTCCGCGCGGCTCCCGGCGTGAGCGGCGAGGGCCTGCGCGGCCCCGGTGACGAGGAGTTCGCGGGCCTGCGTCCCTACCAGCCGGGCGACTCGCCCCGGCAGGTGTCGTGGCGGCACGTGGCCCGCACCGGGCAACTCCTGACCCGCGAGACCGACGCCGCGCGCGGGCACGCCACCGACCTGCACTGGCAGGACGCGCCGGGCGACCCCGAGGCCCGCGCCTCCCGCCTGAGCGCCTGGGCGCAGCACCTGTCGGCGCTGGGCACGCCGTTCGCGCTGACGCTGCCCACCACGCACCTGAAGGCCGCTACGGGCGAGGCGCACCTGCACGCTGCGCTGAACGCCCTGGCGACCGTGGACCCCCTGCCCACCGCGCCCGGCCCGCAACGCGGCGCGGCGCGGCTGGTCTCGCACGCCGCCACGCTAGTCACGCAGGCCACGCCACCCACCCTGCTGGCCCTGGCGGTCACGCTGGCGCCCGGCGCGCTGCGGCACCCCGTGTGGATCACGCTGCTGATCATCCTGCTGCTGGCGCACGCCCTGGCCCGCGTGCTGCCGCGCCCCGGCCGGACGCTGGACCCGCTGCCCGTGTGGCTGCTGGCGCTGCTGGCCGTGGGCGGGGCTGCCGCGCTGATCGCCACGCAGGGCACCCTGCTGGGCCGCGACGCCGGCACGGCCTTCCTGGGCCTGCTGATCGCCCTGAAAACCGCCGAGAGCCGCTCGTCCCGCGACGGACGCATCCTGATCCTGCTGGGCCTGTTCATGACCAGCACGCATTACTTCTACAGTCAGGGGCCGCTCGCGGCGCTGCACACCCTGATCAGCGCTGCGTTCCTGCTGGCCGCCGCGCCCGCCTGGATCGCCCCGGTCGCCTCCGGCCCGGCCTCCACCCCGGCTGCCCCCGGCGCGGAAGGGAGGCGCGCACACCTGCGGGACTCTCTGCTGGGCGCGGGCCGCCTGCTGGCCCTGGCGGCCCCGCTGGCACTGGTGCTGTTCGTGCTGTTCCCCCGCCCGGCCGGGCCGCTGTGGCAGCTGCCGGTGCAGGGGCAGGCCACCACCGGCCTGAGCAACGAGATCACCGCCGGCGAGTACTCGAACCTCGCGCAGAACAGCGCCGTCGCCTTCCGCGCCGACTTCCAGGGCGCGCTGCCCACCCCCGACCAGCGTTACTGGCGCGGCCCCGTCTACGAGGCGTACGACGGCCGCACCTGGCGGCAGGTCCGCTCGCCCGGCCGGACGCCCAGCGTGGACGTGACCGGCCCACCCCTGAACTACACCCTGACCCTGGAACCCAGCGGCAACCCCTGGCTGCTGGCGCTGGACGTGCCACTGACCGTCCCGGACGGTGCGTTCCTGACCAACGCCTTCCAGGCCGTCACCCCCCGACCCGTCACCACCCGCCGCCGCGTGGAACTCCAGAGCCGCGCCGCGCGACTGGGCGTGCAGGAGGACGCAGACCGACTGGCCTTCGACCTGCAACTCCCCGCCGGGCAGAACCCCCGCGCGGTCGCCCTGGCCACCAGCTGGCGCAGCCTGAACCCCCAGGCGCGCGTGCAGGCGGGCCTGAACCTGCTGCGCACCGGGGGCTTCACGTACACCCTCTCGCCGCCACTGCTGCCCGAACAGGACCGCGTGGACGCCTTCCTGTTCAGCTCCCGCCAGGGCTTCTGCGAACACTACGCCAGCGCCTTCGCGGTCCTGATGCGCGCCGCCGGCCTCAGCGCCCGCGTGGTCGGCGGCTACCAGGGCGGCGAGCAGAACGGCTCATACCTGATCGTGCGCCAGCAGGACGCCCACGCCTGGACGGAAATCTGGCTACCCGGCCAGGGCTGGGTCCGCGTGGACCCCACCGCCGTCGTCGCGCCCGCCCGCGTCAGCGCCGGCCTGAGCACCGCCCTGACCCGCCCACAGGCCGCCGCCCCCACCCCACCCGGCACCCTCAAACGCCTGCAACTGCGCCTGGACGCCATCCAGAACCGCTGGAACGACCTCGTCGTTGACTACGACGGAGGCCGCCAGAGCGACCTGCTGACCCGCGCCGGACTGGGCGGCGTGGGCAGCACCCCGTACCTGCTGCTGCTCCCCACCCTGATCGCCCTCACCCTGCTCCCCGCCCTGCTGCTCGCCCGCCGCCGCGCCCGCCCCACCGACCCCGCCAGCCGCGCCCTACACGACCTGAGCGTGCGCCTGCACCTGCCCCGCGCCCCCGGCGAAACCCCCACCGCCTACATGACCCGCGCCGCCACGCAACACCCGCACCTGCACGCCGCCCTTCAGGACGTCCTGAACGCCTACCACGCCGCCCGCTACGCCCCGCACCCCACCCCGGACACCCTGACCCGCCTGCGCCGCGCCGTGCGCAACGTCCGCCGCTGA
- a CDS encoding polymorphic toxin-type HINT domain-containing protein: MGAGHLKIGDTIKQADGTTGLVANVTTVQQTREMFNLTVSEAHTYYVGQDGWLVHNDNEQACGSLVTKTLDGLQPYSNQSSKNLPQYEKLGDFEGARADFAVILKEYGVDPSKVSVKANGDVMVVRVNAQGDVLIVRNRSGGAAGSVPTLEYQVGGKAILKIRYK, encoded by the coding sequence GTGGGCGCGGGGCACCTGAAGATCGGGGATACGATCAAGCAGGCCGACGGCACCACCGGATTGGTCGCCAACGTCACCACCGTGCAGCAGACACGCGAGATGTTCAACCTCACCGTCAGTGAAGCCCACACCTACTACGTCGGGCAGGACGGGTGGTTGGTACATAATGACAACGAGCAGGCCTGTGGAAGCTTGGTTACGAAGACTCTCGACGGTCTGCAGCCTTATTCCAACCAGTCAAGCAAGAACCTACCTCAATACGAGAAACTCGGCGACTTCGAAGGAGCAAGGGCGGATTTTGCAGTCATTCTCAAGGAGTACGGTGTTGATCCTTCAAAGGTTTCAGTAAAGGCTAACGGCGACGTGATGGTGGTTCGCGTAAATGCTCAGGGGGATGTACTGATTGTTCGCAATAGAAGTGGAGGCGCTGCCGGAAGCGTTCCAACTCTTGAGTATCAAGTAGGGGGCAAGGCTATTCTGAAAATTAGGTACAAGTGA
- a CDS encoding helix-turn-helix transcriptional regulator produces MPSDSRHRPVYVISVAAELVDMHPQTLRLYERKGLIRPGRSSGKTRLYSERDIEHLREIRRLTQELGVNLAGVEEVMRLQHELDDIQGEFEAEIERIEDELRAQAQPRELPGADGKVDPKDRPVYVISIAAELVDMHPQTLRLYERKQLIRPGRSSGKTRLYSERDIEHLREIRRLTQELGVNLAGVEEIMRLRHQLDSTRAGLESNVRRIQDDITDRMTKWRTLPEGDGAGTDDDG; encoded by the coding sequence ATGCCCTCTGACTCCAGACATCGGCCCGTGTACGTCATCTCCGTGGCGGCGGAACTGGTGGACATGCACCCCCAGACGCTGCGGCTGTACGAACGCAAGGGTCTGATCCGCCCCGGTCGCAGCAGCGGCAAGACCCGCCTGTACAGCGAACGGGACATCGAGCACCTGCGCGAGATCCGCCGCCTGACGCAGGAACTCGGCGTGAACCTCGCCGGGGTCGAGGAGGTCATGCGGCTTCAGCATGAACTGGACGACATTCAGGGCGAATTCGAGGCGGAAATCGAGCGCATCGAGGACGAGTTGCGGGCGCAGGCGCAACCGCGCGAACTGCCGGGCGCAGACGGCAAGGTGGACCCGAAGGACCGGCCCGTGTACGTGATCAGCATCGCGGCGGAACTGGTGGACATGCACCCCCAGACCCTGCGGCTGTACGAGCGCAAGCAGCTGATCCGTCCGGGGCGCAGCAGCGGTAAGACCCGCCTGTACAGCGAGCGGGACATCGAGCATCTGCGCGAGATCCGCCGCCTGACGCAGGAACTCGGCGTGAACCTCGCCGGGGTCGAGGAGATCATGCGGCTGCGCCACCAGCTGGATTCCACGCGCGCCGGGCTGGAAAGCAACGTGCGGCGCATTCAGGACGACATCACGGACCGCATGACCAAGTGGCGCACCCTGCCCGAAGGGGACGGCGCGGGCAC
- the pdxH gene encoding pyridoxamine 5'-phosphate oxidase: protein MTDLTGLRLSYTRAELRRADLHPDPLEQFRGWLQEAIDSGLREPYALSLATADAAGRPGVRTVLLRGADERGLTFYTNYESHKGRDLGANPQAELLFHWAEHERQVRASGPVTRVPDAESDAYFHARPRESQLAAHASDPQSAPIRDRAALDATFAALDARFPPGTVIPRPAFWGGYRVQVQEWEFWQGRESRLHDRFRYARDGAGWRVDRLMP, encoded by the coding sequence ATGACCGACCTGACCGGACTGAGACTGTCGTACACCCGCGCCGAACTGCGCCGCGCCGACCTGCATCCCGATCCGCTGGAGCAGTTCCGGGGCTGGTTGCAGGAGGCCATCGATTCGGGCCTGCGCGAACCGTACGCGCTGAGCCTCGCCACGGCCGACGCGGCCGGGCGGCCGGGCGTGCGCACCGTGCTGCTGCGCGGCGCGGACGAACGCGGCCTGACCTTCTACACCAACTACGAGTCGCACAAGGGCCGCGACCTGGGCGCCAACCCGCAGGCGGAACTGCTGTTCCACTGGGCCGAACACGAACGGCAGGTGCGCGCCTCCGGCCCCGTGACGCGCGTGCCGGACGCCGAGAGCGACGCGTACTTTCACGCCCGCCCGCGCGAGTCGCAGCTGGCCGCGCACGCCAGCGACCCGCAGAGTGCGCCCATCCGGGACCGCGCCGCACTCGACGCCACCTTCGCGGCCCTGGACGCCCGATTCCCGCCGGGCACCGTGATTCCCCGCCCGGCCTTCTGGGGAGGCTACCGGGTGCAGGTGCAGGAATGGGAGTTCTGGCAGGGCCGTGAGAGCCGCCTGCACGACCGGTTCCGGTACGCGCGGGACGGGGCGGGCTGGCGCGTGGACCGGCTGATGCCCTGA
- a CDS encoding DNA-formamidopyrimidine glycosylase has protein sequence MPELPEVETTRRKIEPLLRGRTILHVEHDAPHKYRDTHLAVGRRVTGLSRRGKYLMLNLAPQETEEGPHDLEFIVHLGMTGGFRLEGGRHTRVTIRTDGGDLFFDDPRRFGKMAVVRPGEYAGMPTLAAMGPEPLSEDFREEGFAALAAQAGAVKPWLLSQKPVSGVGNIYADESLWQAGLHPAQSHLTREEAGRLYAAVRDVMGRAVEAGGSSLGSGAGNYRQHDGLSGLFQHSHAVYGRGGEPCPRCGTTIEKTVLAQRGTHHCPQCQPLRRPEGRAEGGRA, from the coding sequence ATGCCTGAACTGCCGGAAGTGGAAACCACGCGCCGCAAGATCGAGCCGCTGCTGCGCGGCCGGACGATCCTGCACGTCGAGCACGACGCGCCTCACAAGTACCGCGACACGCATCTCGCGGTCGGTCGGCGCGTGACGGGCCTCTCGCGGCGCGGGAAGTACCTGATGCTGAACCTCGCCCCGCAGGAGACAGAGGAGGGGCCGCACGACCTGGAATTCATCGTGCATCTGGGCATGACCGGCGGGTTCCGGCTGGAGGGCGGGCGGCACACGCGCGTGACGATCCGCACGGACGGCGGCGACCTGTTCTTCGACGATCCCCGGCGCTTCGGGAAGATGGCGGTCGTGCGGCCCGGCGAGTACGCCGGCATGCCGACCCTGGCCGCGATGGGCCCGGAGCCGCTCTCGGAGGACTTCCGGGAGGAAGGGTTCGCGGCGCTGGCCGCGCAGGCGGGCGCCGTGAAACCCTGGCTGCTGTCGCAGAAACCCGTGAGTGGCGTGGGGAACATCTACGCCGACGAGAGCCTGTGGCAGGCGGGCCTCCACCCGGCGCAGTCGCACCTGACGCGCGAGGAGGCCGGGCGGCTGTACGCGGCGGTCCGGGACGTGATGGGCCGCGCCGTCGAGGCGGGCGGCAGCAGCCTGGGCAGCGGCGCCGGCAACTACCGGCAGCATGACGGCCTGTCCGGGTTGTTCCAGCATTCGCACGCCGTGTACGGGCGCGGCGGCGAGCCCTGCCCGCGCTGCGGGACCACCATCGAGAAGACCGTGCTGGCCCAGCGGGGCACGCACCACTGCCCGCAGTGCCAGCCGCTGCGCCGCCCGGAAGGCCGGGCAGAGGGAGGCCGCGCATGA
- a CDS encoding DUF4442 domain-containing protein, protein MTQAATLPAFAAQAVKKALHDIPMNATVGVQITDVGVGWATGQAPDTAPFRNHLGTIHAGVQFLLAEAVSGAAFAGAFAAQLAGAVPLIEKLETHYVNRAVGDLTARAEAADPAGIAVAHAEFAADGKARLIVNVTVQDGEGKDVMRAVAHWYLRARPQAK, encoded by the coding sequence ATGACTCAAGCTGCCACCCTGCCCGCTTTCGCTGCCCAGGCCGTCAAGAAGGCCCTGCACGACATTCCCATGAACGCCACGGTCGGCGTGCAGATCACCGACGTGGGCGTCGGCTGGGCGACCGGGCAGGCGCCGGACACCGCTCCGTTCCGTAATCACCTGGGCACCATTCACGCGGGCGTGCAGTTCCTGCTGGCCGAGGCCGTGAGTGGCGCGGCGTTCGCGGGCGCGTTCGCAGCGCAACTGGCGGGCGCCGTGCCCCTGATCGAGAAACTGGAGACGCACTACGTGAACCGCGCCGTGGGCGACCTGACCGCGCGGGCCGAGGCGGCCGACCCGGCGGGGATCGCGGTGGCCCACGCCGAGTTCGCGGCGGACGGCAAGGCCCGCCTGATCGTGAACGTGACCGTGCAGGACGGCGAGGGCAAGGACGTGATGCGCGCCGTCGCCCACTGGTACCTGCGCGCCCGCCCCCAGGCGAAGTAA
- a CDS encoding pyroglutamyl-peptidase I gives MNTLLLTGFEPFHTHPVNPSAEAAQALEGQVLGGLRVVSALLPVEPHAACARLTELLGTQRPAAVLLTGLASGRPQVTLERVAVNVMDFRIPDNAGQQHRDAPVQAGGPDAYLSTLPLRAVLAAWHGAGIPGQLSDTAGTFVCNAVMYHALHTLRALGRPDVPCGFLHLPASAGVALAEAKAVPYLPQAELTRAVEVAARTVAASVSDEA, from the coding sequence GTGAATACGCTGCTCCTGACCGGCTTCGAGCCGTTCCACACGCACCCCGTCAACCCGAGTGCCGAGGCGGCCCAGGCACTGGAAGGGCAGGTGCTCGGCGGCCTGCGGGTCGTGTCGGCGCTGCTGCCGGTCGAGCCGCACGCCGCCTGCGCCCGCCTGACGGAACTGCTGGGCACGCAGCGCCCGGCGGCCGTCCTGCTGACCGGACTGGCGAGCGGGCGCCCGCAGGTGACGCTGGAGCGCGTGGCCGTGAACGTGATGGACTTCCGCATTCCCGACAACGCCGGGCAGCAGCACCGGGACGCCCCGGTCCAGGCAGGCGGCCCGGACGCGTACCTGAGCACCCTGCCGCTGCGGGCCGTGCTGGCCGCGTGGCACGGCGCGGGCATTCCCGGTCAGTTGAGCGACACGGCCGGAACGTTCGTGTGCAACGCGGTCATGTACCACGCCCTGCACACCCTGCGCGCCCTGGGCCGCCCGGACGTGCCGTGCGGGTTCCTGCACCTGCCCGCCAGCGCCGGGGTCGCCCTGGCCGAGGCGAAAGCCGTGCCGTACCTCCCGCAGGCGGAACTGACCCGCGCGGTCGAGGTGGCCGCCCGGACCGTGGCGGCGTCGGTCAGCGACGAGGCGTAG
- a CDS encoding AAA family ATPase: MTTALSSVSTSDGHVAALQAALTQLDSVILGKGGQVRLALTCLLARGHLLIEDQPGVGKTTLAQALARTCGLEFRRVQFTADLLPADLTGVSVWDAPAAAFRFVPGPVFSEMLLADEINRATPRTQGALLEAMEERQVSEGGVTRPLPQPFFVIATQNPAAFVGTSPLPEAQLDRFLMTVTLGYPDVRAERQLLETGGRSQSVRDLGAVLSAPALLAMQAEVDRVHAAAPLLDYLQLLARATREHPALAAGLSPRALLALLAAARAWAYLHGRPMVLPEDVQAVFPALAAHRLPPRDPSVNVGALLTALLADTPIP, encoded by the coding sequence ATGACGACCGCCCTGAGTTCCGTTTCCACTTCCGACGGGCACGTGGCGGCCCTTCAGGCGGCCCTGACGCAGCTGGACAGCGTCATCCTGGGCAAGGGCGGGCAGGTGCGGCTGGCGCTGACCTGCCTGCTGGCGCGCGGGCACCTGCTGATCGAGGACCAGCCGGGCGTGGGGAAGACCACGCTGGCGCAGGCGCTGGCCCGCACCTGCGGCCTGGAATTCCGGCGCGTGCAGTTCACGGCGGACCTGCTGCCCGCCGACCTGACGGGCGTGAGCGTCTGGGACGCCCCGGCCGCCGCGTTCCGCTTCGTGCCGGGGCCGGTGTTCAGCGAGATGCTGCTGGCCGACGAGATCAACCGCGCTACGCCCCGCACGCAGGGAGCGCTGCTGGAAGCCATGGAGGAACGGCAGGTCTCGGAAGGTGGCGTGACCCGCCCGCTGCCGCAGCCGTTCTTCGTGATCGCCACGCAGAACCCGGCGGCGTTCGTGGGCACCAGCCCCCTGCCGGAAGCGCAGCTGGACCGCTTCCTGATGACCGTCACGCTGGGGTACCCGGACGTGCGCGCCGAGCGGCAACTGCTGGAAACGGGGGGCCGCAGCCAGAGCGTCCGGGATCTGGGGGCCGTCCTGAGCGCCCCGGCCCTGCTGGCCATGCAGGCCGAGGTGGACCGCGTGCACGCCGCCGCGCCGCTGCTGGATTACCTGCAACTGCTGGCCCGCGCCACCCGCGAACACCCCGCACTGGCGGCGGGCCTGAGCCCACGCGCACTGCTGGCGCTGCTGGCCGCCGCGCGCGCCTGGGCGTACCTGCACGGGCGGCCCATGGTGCTGCCCGAGGACGTGCAGGCCGTGTTCCCGGCGCTGGCCGCGCACCGCCTGCCGCCCCGCGACCCGTCCGTGAATGTGGGCGCGCTCCTCACGGCGCTGCTGGCCGACACGCCCATTCCCTGA
- a CDS encoding phosphoribosylglycinamide formyltransferase: MKLGFLASHGGSAARHLVEACRAGELNATPVALVSNNSRSPALAWAQEAGLTVAHLSSAKYPDPDALDAAILDVLVGAGADTLVLSGYMREIGPRVLTHFAGRLVNIHPSLLPRHGGRGMYGDRVHEAVLASGDPESGATVHLVTAGIDEGPVLAQARVPVLPGDDLASLKARVQATEGELMLRAVRSLGG; the protein is encoded by the coding sequence ATGAAACTCGGCTTTCTCGCCTCGCACGGCGGCAGCGCCGCGCGGCACCTCGTCGAGGCCTGCCGCGCAGGTGAGCTGAACGCCACCCCGGTCGCGCTGGTCAGCAACAACAGCCGCTCCCCGGCCCTCGCCTGGGCTCAGGAGGCGGGCCTGACTGTCGCGCACCTCAGCAGCGCGAAGTACCCCGACCCGGACGCCCTGGACGCCGCCATTCTGGACGTGCTGGTCGGCGCGGGCGCGGACACCCTGGTCCTCAGCGGGTACATGCGCGAGATCGGCCCGCGCGTCCTGACGCACTTCGCGGGCCGCCTCGTGAACATCCACCCCAGCCTCCTGCCCCGCCACGGCGGACGCGGCATGTACGGCGACCGCGTGCACGAAGCCGTCCTGGCCAGCGGCGACCCCGAGAGCGGCGCGACCGTGCACCTCGTCACCGCCGGCATCGACGAGGGACCCGTGCTGGCGCAGGCCCGCGTGCCCGTCCTGCCCGGCGACGACCTCGCCAGCCTCAAGGCCCGCGTGCAGGCCACCGAGGGTGAGCTGATGCTGCGGGCTGTTCGCAGTCTGGGCGGGTAA
- a CDS encoding VanZ family protein — MRRPRPLWWVPALLIMGAIWSLSSAPQTPGPSLEHPKDWIAHFLAYFALAFTLARATGRRGAALVIAAWFGALDEVHQAFVPPREAGVQDWLFDVAGAWLGSWLALRGAARPSARPDGSPERAAGPVS; from the coding sequence ATGAGGCGTCCCAGGCCGCTGTGGTGGGTGCCGGCGCTGCTGATCATGGGGGCCATCTGGTCGCTGAGCAGCGCGCCGCAGACGCCGGGGCCGTCGCTGGAGCACCCGAAGGACTGGATCGCGCACTTCCTGGCGTACTTCGCGCTGGCGTTCACGCTGGCCCGCGCGACCGGGCGGCGCGGCGCGGCGCTGGTGATCGCGGCGTGGTTCGGGGCGCTGGACGAGGTGCATCAGGCGTTCGTGCCGCCGCGTGAGGCGGGCGTGCAGGACTGGCTGTTCGACGTGGCGGGCGCGTGGCTGGGTTCATGGCTGGCGCTACGCGGCGCGGCCCGCCCGTCGGCCCGGCCGGACGGTTCCCCGGAGCGGGCGGCGGGTCCAGTGAGCTGA